One segment of Thermococcus profundus DNA contains the following:
- a CDS encoding aromatic amino acid transport family protein translates to MPVSNGVERKRVTTSHGRYYSARIAAQRRKKLIVIQNIRRRKGSKGLRTSPITLEKARISEREALAVLVGTQIGAGVLGLPYAAAKVGLIPAIGVLIGVMALMLGTAFITLRFSAEMGGAQMSTIAQKKLGKAGGWLMYLSITLMSFGALLAYVAGMGQVFSSLFGVSETVGGVIFWVLASIVVYHGLEASGKTELIMSYVMLALFVGVTLMLVPHARLENGLYADLSGLLSITGVAIFALGCHTIIPDVYKGLGSYEKTKRVVVLAFLIPTAIYAVFMASFLLVFGRGTPEVATQGLETLYGRIGWLTGNLIPLLAITTSYIGIALAQQSNSEEFVRLKRPLAWGLTVIPPALVYFAGIRNFADVLAFAGDTGDMLAFIVLPLLIWGVEKIRGLRARAEEKAPRPLPSP, encoded by the coding sequence ATGCCGGTTTCAAACGGGGTTGAGAGAAAGAGAGTGACCACATCACACGGGAGGTACTATTCGGCGAGAATAGCGGCCCAAAGAAGAAAAAAGCTCATTGTCATACAGAACATAAGACGCAGGAAAGGATCCAAGGGGCTCAGAACAAGCCCGATAACCCTTGAGAAGGCACGGATAAGCGAGAGGGAAGCGCTGGCGGTATTAGTTGGAACGCAGATAGGTGCTGGGGTGCTCGGACTCCCGTATGCTGCGGCAAAGGTGGGCCTCATTCCAGCTATCGGCGTCCTCATCGGGGTAATGGCCCTCATGCTCGGAACGGCCTTCATAACCCTGAGGTTCTCTGCTGAGATGGGCGGGGCCCAGATGAGCACAATCGCCCAGAAGAAGCTCGGAAAAGCAGGCGGCTGGCTCATGTACCTCAGCATAACCCTCATGAGCTTCGGTGCTCTCCTCGCGTACGTTGCCGGAATGGGACAGGTGTTCTCAAGCCTCTTCGGCGTCAGCGAGACAGTGGGCGGCGTTATATTCTGGGTGCTGGCTTCAATCGTCGTCTACCACGGCCTAGAAGCCAGCGGAAAGACCGAGCTGATAATGAGCTACGTCATGCTGGCCCTCTTCGTTGGGGTTACTCTAATGCTCGTCCCCCACGCCAGGCTGGAGAATGGCCTCTACGCAGACCTCTCTGGCCTGTTGAGCATAACAGGCGTTGCGATCTTCGCCCTTGGCTGCCACACGATAATTCCCGACGTCTACAAGGGGCTCGGAAGCTACGAGAAGACGAAGAGGGTAGTTGTCCTGGCTTTCCTCATCCCAACGGCGATCTACGCTGTGTTCATGGCCTCTTTCCTGCTTGTCTTCGGCAGGGGAACGCCAGAGGTGGCCACGCAGGGCCTTGAGACGCTCTATGGAAGGATCGGCTGGCTCACCGGCAACCTCATACCCCTCTTAGCCATAACGACGAGCTACATAGGGATAGCCCTAGCCCAGCAGAGCAACAGCGAGGAGTTCGTGAGGCTCAAAAGACCACTCGCATGGGGCCTGACGGTTATTCCCCCCGCCCTCGTCTACTTCGCTGGCATCAGGAACTTCGCGGACGTGCTGGCCTTCGCGGGCGACACCGGAGACATGCTGGCCTTCATCGTGCTCCCGCTCCTCATCTGGGGAGTCGAGAAGATACGGGGACTGCGGGCTAGGGCAGAGGAGAAAGCCCCAAGGCCGCTCCCATCCCCATGA
- the glyA gene encoding serine hydroxymethyltransferase — translation MAEGYREYRDKVLEFIEDHENWRKHTINLIASENVTSPTVTRAVASGFMHKYAEGWPKQRYYQGCKYVDEVELIGVELFTKLFKSDFADLRPISGTNANQAVFFGLTQPGDKAIVLHTSHGGHISHMPFGAAGMRGLEVHTWPFDNEEFNIDVDKAEKMIRELEPKIVVFGGSLFPFPHPVKELAPVAKEVGAYVMFDGTHVLGLIAGKQFQDPLREGADIITASTHKTFPGPQGGVILYKRFGETEEIAKLQWAIFPGVLSNHHLHHMAGKTLTAAEMLEYGEKYAAQIVKNAKALAEALAEEGFKVIGEDKGYTESHQVIVDVSDLHEAAGGWAAPLLEEAGIILNKNLLPWDPLEKVNTPSGLRIGVQEMTRVGMMEDDMKEIARFMKRVLLDREDPAKVRRDVYGFRAEFQKVYYSFDHGLPMRE, via the coding sequence ATGGCTGAGGGATACAGGGAGTACAGGGATAAGGTTCTGGAGTTTATTGAAGACCACGAGAACTGGAGGAAGCACACGATAAACCTCATCGCGAGCGAAAACGTGACTTCTCCGACGGTTACGCGGGCCGTTGCGAGCGGCTTCATGCACAAGTACGCCGAGGGCTGGCCGAAGCAGAGGTATTATCAGGGCTGCAAGTACGTTGATGAGGTCGAACTCATCGGTGTAGAGCTCTTCACCAAGCTCTTCAAGAGTGATTTCGCTGACCTTCGCCCGATTTCCGGAACGAACGCCAACCAGGCCGTCTTCTTCGGACTCACCCAACCGGGCGACAAGGCCATAGTTCTCCACACCAGCCACGGCGGTCACATAAGCCACATGCCCTTTGGAGCGGCTGGAATGCGCGGTCTTGAAGTCCACACCTGGCCCTTCGACAACGAGGAGTTCAACATCGACGTCGACAAGGCCGAGAAGATGATAAGGGAGCTCGAGCCCAAGATAGTAGTCTTCGGCGGTTCGCTCTTCCCGTTCCCGCACCCGGTCAAGGAGCTCGCGCCAGTAGCCAAGGAAGTTGGAGCATACGTCATGTTCGACGGTACCCACGTCCTCGGCCTCATCGCTGGAAAGCAGTTCCAGGACCCGCTCCGCGAAGGAGCCGACATAATCACAGCCTCAACTCATAAGACCTTCCCGGGACCACAGGGCGGTGTCATCCTCTACAAGCGCTTCGGTGAGACAGAGGAGATAGCCAAGCTCCAGTGGGCCATCTTCCCGGGCGTTTTGAGCAACCACCACCTCCACCACATGGCCGGAAAGACCCTCACCGCGGCTGAGATGCTCGAGTACGGTGAGAAGTACGCGGCCCAGATAGTCAAGAACGCCAAGGCCCTCGCCGAGGCTCTCGCAGAGGAGGGCTTCAAGGTCATCGGTGAGGACAAGGGCTACACCGAGAGCCACCAGGTCATCGTCGATGTATCCGACCTCCACGAAGCTGCCGGAGGATGGGCGGCTCCCCTACTTGAAGAGGCTGGCATAATCCTCAACAAGAACCTCCTGCCCTGGGATCCGCTTGAGAAGGTCAACACCCCGAGCGGCCTCCGCATAGGAGTCCAAGAAATGACCCGCGTCGGAATGATGGAGGACGACATGAAGGAGATAGCCCGCTTCATGAAGCGCGTCCTCCTCGACAGGGAAGACCCTGCCAAGGTCAGGAGGGACGTCTACGGCTTCCGCGCCGAGTTCCAGAAGGTTTACTACTCCTTCGACCACGGCCTCCCGATGAGGGAGTGA
- a CDS encoding immunoglobulin-like domain-containing protein: MKRVVLVMLLLFGMVFAYQVLITQEEGTLKEVDLRKDTIDLNETLGPMVPVENISHIIRLDRQTYSPGDTMTLTVTNSMNSTLTTRYDFRIYRRGNEGWIEVQLNLAFPDVLIEVRPGESWEERIDLSELGLKPGKYRVEKTICANGLCFPDWAEFEVKG, encoded by the coding sequence ATGAAGCGCGTGGTACTCGTGATGCTGCTCCTGTTTGGGATGGTGTTTGCCTACCAAGTACTGATCACCCAGGAGGAGGGCACCCTCAAGGAAGTGGATCTGCGAAAAGACACCATAGACCTGAACGAAACCCTCGGCCCGATGGTGCCAGTTGAAAACATATCCCACATTATTCGCCTCGACAGACAGACCTACTCTCCCGGGGACACGATGACGCTGACGGTAACCAACTCGATGAATTCAACGCTCACTACAAGGTACGACTTCAGGATCTACAGGAGAGGGAACGAGGGCTGGATCGAGGTTCAGCTTAACCTCGCATTCCCGGACGTCTTGATCGAGGTGAGGCCCGGCGAAAGCTGGGAGGAGAGGATAGACCTCTCGGAGCTCGGGCTGAAGCCCGGGAAGTACAGGGTTGAAAAGACAATATGCGCCAACGGTCTCTGCTTCCCCGACTGGGCAGAGTTTGAGGTTAAGGGATGA
- a CDS encoding DUF402 domain-containing protein: protein MGQRINLTYRRIPNRILERDDEIVADLGNVIVAKSRFAGMLAPLKVNGIEVIRNGYNMLYFAFVGKNYDVLKVYDEEGNFKGLYIDVLAYTRREGNTLDMLDLFLDIFVFPNGEAFLIDEDELEMALNYGLIDKKTFDFAYRVAREILEKLKRKKFPPEIVWEYDWGD from the coding sequence ATGGGACAGAGAATCAATTTAACCTATCGCAGGATTCCCAACAGGATCCTTGAGCGGGATGATGAGATAGTCGCGGATCTGGGGAATGTCATAGTCGCAAAATCCCGCTTTGCAGGCATGCTGGCCCCGCTCAAGGTTAACGGTATCGAGGTCATCAGGAACGGCTACAACATGCTCTACTTCGCCTTCGTTGGGAAAAACTACGACGTCCTCAAGGTATACGACGAAGAGGGGAACTTTAAAGGGCTTTACATCGACGTTCTGGCCTACACGAGGCGCGAGGGAAACACCCTGGACATGCTCGACCTGTTCTTGGATATCTTTGTCTTCCCAAACGGGGAGGCCTTTCTCATCGACGAGGATGAGCTCGAGATGGCGCTGAACTACGGGCTTATAGATAAGAAGACCTTCGACTTCGCCTACCGGGTCGCGCGGGAGATACTCGAAAAGCTTAAACGGAAGAAGTTCCCGCCGGAGATCGTGTGGGAGTACGACTGGGGGGATTGA
- a CDS encoding DUF167 domain-containing protein: MRKFIKETKDGVLLLIHVQPKAKKNAVEGIDEWRGRLKVRIAAPPVEGKANKEVVKFFSKLLGAEVSIVRGETGREKDLLVKGLSVEEVKKKLGV; the protein is encoded by the coding sequence ATGAGGAAGTTCATCAAGGAGACAAAGGACGGGGTTCTGCTCCTCATTCACGTCCAGCCGAAGGCGAAGAAGAACGCGGTTGAGGGGATCGATGAATGGCGCGGAAGATTAAAGGTCAGGATAGCGGCGCCGCCCGTTGAGGGAAAGGCGAACAAGGAAGTGGTGAAGTTCTTCTCAAAGCTCCTCGGGGCTGAGGTCAGCATAGTCCGGGGAGAAACGGGCAGGGAGAAGGACTTGCTCGTGAAGGGCCTGAGCGTTGAAGAAGTAAAGAAAAAGCTGGGGGTTTAA
- a CDS encoding phosphorylating glyceraldehyde-3-phosphate dehydrogenase → MKVRVGVNGYGTIGKRVAYAVSKQDDMELIGVTKTKPDFESYRAKELGIPVYAAGEEFLPRFEKAGFEVAGTLNDLLEKVDVIVDATPGGMGAKNKALYEKAGVKAIFQGGEKASTAEVSFVAQANYEKALGKDYVRVVSCNTTGLTRTLSVLQEYIDYVYAVMIRRAADPNDSKRGPVNAITPSVTVPSHHGPDVQTVIPINIETMAFIVPTTLMHVHSVMIELKKPVTREDVIDIFENTTRVLLFEKDKGFESTAQLIEFARDLHREWNNLYEIAVWKESISVKGNRLFYIQAVHQESDVVPENVDAIRAMFEMADKWESIRKTNKSLGILK, encoded by the coding sequence ATGAAGGTCAGGGTTGGAGTTAACGGTTATGGAACCATTGGAAAGCGTGTAGCTTATGCCGTCTCGAAGCAGGACGATATGGAGCTCATTGGAGTAACAAAGACGAAGCCAGACTTTGAGTCCTACCGCGCTAAAGAGCTTGGAATTCCCGTTTATGCCGCGGGCGAGGAGTTCCTCCCGCGCTTTGAGAAGGCCGGCTTCGAGGTGGCCGGGACCCTAAACGATCTTCTGGAGAAAGTTGACGTGATCGTTGACGCCACCCCCGGTGGAATGGGGGCGAAGAACAAGGCCCTCTACGAGAAGGCCGGCGTTAAAGCTATCTTCCAGGGTGGTGAGAAGGCCTCCACTGCCGAAGTTTCCTTTGTGGCCCAGGCAAACTACGAGAAGGCCCTCGGAAAGGACTACGTTAGAGTAGTCTCCTGCAACACGACTGGATTGACCAGAACGCTCTCAGTCCTTCAAGAGTACATCGACTACGTCTACGCAGTAATGATTAGGAGAGCCGCAGATCCGAACGACTCCAAGCGCGGCCCGGTCAACGCGATAACGCCGAGCGTAACGGTTCCCTCTCACCACGGCCCCGATGTTCAGACGGTTATCCCGATAAACATCGAGACGATGGCCTTCATCGTGCCGACCACCCTGATGCACGTTCACAGCGTTATGATAGAGCTCAAGAAGCCGGTAACGAGGGAGGATGTTATCGATATCTTCGAGAACACCACTAGGGTTCTCCTCTTCGAGAAGGATAAGGGCTTTGAGAGCACGGCCCAGCTCATAGAGTTCGCAAGGGATCTCCACCGCGAGTGGAACAACCTCTACGAGATAGCCGTCTGGAAGGAGAGCATAAGCGTGAAGGGCAACAGGCTCTTCTACATCCAGGCCGTCCACCAGGAGAGCGACGTCGTTCCGGAGAACGTAGATGCGATAAGGGCCATGTTCGAGATGGCCGACAAGTGGGAGAGTATAAGGAAGACGAACAAGAGTTTAGGGATTCTGAAGTGA
- a CDS encoding translation initiation factor eIF-2B alpha/beta/delta subunit family protein (eIF-2BA; catalyzes the binding of GTP to IF2) has translation MLPDEVRAVLEEMRTERIHGASWLAMRGAEAYVLLSELLEGEELEMALREMRREIPSVNRTMASLYNLARFIPITGSPEIVRSRAGEFIRLAQEAKREIGNIGSELIDENDVVITHSFSSAVLEILKSAWRKGKRFRVILTESAPDYEGIALANELHSLGIPHEVITDAQLGLFAKNATLALVGADNVTKDGYVVNKAGTYPLALACHDSGVPFYVAAESFKLHPELESKEVEIVERPYTRQGHRVRNFIFDVTPWRYVRGIITELGVLVPPKEI, from the coding sequence ATGCTACCCGATGAAGTCAGAGCGGTGCTTGAAGAGATGAGAACTGAGAGGATCCACGGGGCCAGCTGGCTGGCCATGCGGGGAGCCGAAGCGTACGTTCTTCTCTCAGAGCTTCTTGAAGGAGAAGAGCTTGAAATGGCCCTCCGCGAGATGAGGAGAGAAATCCCCTCCGTAAACCGGACGATGGCCTCCCTCTACAACCTGGCCAGGTTCATCCCGATAACTGGCTCGCCGGAGATCGTCAGATCCAGGGCCGGGGAGTTCATCCGTCTGGCCCAGGAAGCCAAGAGGGAAATCGGAAACATCGGAAGCGAGCTCATAGATGAGAACGACGTTGTGATAACCCACTCATTCTCCTCAGCAGTTCTTGAGATCCTCAAATCCGCCTGGAGGAAGGGAAAGAGGTTCAGGGTCATCCTCACCGAGAGCGCCCCGGACTATGAGGGAATAGCCCTGGCAAACGAGCTCCACTCCTTGGGCATACCCCACGAGGTCATCACAGATGCCCAGCTCGGCCTCTTTGCCAAAAATGCAACTCTGGCCCTTGTAGGCGCGGACAACGTGACGAAGGACGGGTACGTGGTGAACAAGGCCGGGACGTACCCCCTTGCCCTCGCCTGCCACGACAGCGGCGTTCCCTTCTACGTTGCGGCTGAGAGCTTCAAGCTCCATCCAGAACTCGAATCGAAAGAGGTAGAAATAGTTGAAAGGCCATACACAAGACAGGGGCACAGGGTAAGGAACTTCATATTCGACGTGACCCCCTGGAGGTACGTCCGCGGGATAATCACGGAGCTTGGAGTGCTCGTTCCCCCCAAGGAGATCTGA
- a CDS encoding aspartate/glutamate racemase family protein, with amino-acid sequence MKRIGIIGGTTPESTCYYYRNYIMISREKFGPMTFPELIIYSINFEEFKNNPRGWEGRTEILISAAKALERAGAEIIAMSANTPHIVFPQVQKAVSVPMVSIIDALIEEIKRRGVEKVLLLGTKTTMTADFYRNALREAGFEVVVPNEDEMNEVDRIIFSELAFENLKSKPYLIELVERYAREEGIEGVILGCTELPLAIKPEDVSVEVFDTAAIHMRKLIELASE; translated from the coding sequence GTGAAGAGGATAGGAATAATAGGTGGAACCACCCCGGAATCCACCTGCTACTACTACCGGAACTACATAATGATAAGCAGGGAGAAATTTGGCCCTATGACGTTTCCGGAGCTCATAATCTACTCCATAAACTTTGAGGAGTTCAAGAACAACCCCCGCGGCTGGGAGGGGAGGACGGAGATCCTCATAAGCGCGGCGAAGGCCCTTGAGAGGGCAGGTGCGGAGATAATAGCCATGTCCGCCAACACACCACACATAGTCTTTCCCCAGGTTCAGAAGGCTGTGAGTGTTCCAATGGTGAGCATAATCGACGCCCTGATTGAGGAGATAAAGCGCAGGGGAGTTGAAAAGGTTCTCCTTCTGGGAACCAAAACGACGATGACTGCTGACTTCTACAGGAACGCCCTTAGGGAGGCGGGTTTTGAAGTGGTCGTTCCAAACGAAGACGAGATGAACGAGGTTGACAGAATAATTTTCAGCGAGCTGGCCTTCGAGAACCTGAAGAGCAAGCCTTACCTGATCGAGCTTGTTGAAAGGTACGCGAGGGAGGAGGGGATCGAGGGGGTAATCCTCGGCTGCACCGAGCTGCCATTGGCCATCAAGCCGGAAGACGTCTCCGTTGAAGTCTTCGACACCGCCGCGATCCACATGCGGAAGCTCATCGAACTAGCGAGCGAATGA
- the coaBC gene encoding bifunctional phosphopantothenoylcysteine decarboxylase/phosphopantothenate--cysteine ligase CoaBC codes for MLHHVKLIHATKSRKLIGKKIVLAIPGSIAAVECVKLARELIRHGAEVHAVMSENAQKIIHPYSMEFATGNPVVTEITGFIEHVELAGDHENKADLVLVCPATANTISKIACGIDDTPVTTVVTTAFAHTPIVIAPAMHSTMYDHPIVRENIEKLEKLGVEFIQPRFEEGKAKVASIEEIVYHVIRKLYKKDLAGKRVLVTAGATREYIDPIRYITNASSGKMGVAMAEEAELRGAEVTLIRTKGSVPSLVENQIEVNTVEEMLEAIESELKSKKYDVVVLAAAVSDFRVKEKSRVKIKSGQTLTLELEPTPKIIDRVKELQPDVFLVGFKAETGLNEEELINAARKQIERAGSDLVVANTLKAFGSDENEVLLVGRDFTKKLPRMDKRKLAERLWDEITSLVL; via the coding sequence GTGCTCCACCATGTTAAACTGATCCACGCTACCAAAAGCCGGAAGCTCATTGGCAAGAAAATTGTTCTCGCAATCCCCGGGAGTATAGCGGCGGTCGAGTGCGTTAAACTCGCGAGGGAGCTTATAAGACACGGCGCAGAAGTCCACGCCGTAATGAGCGAAAATGCTCAAAAGATAATTCACCCCTACTCCATGGAGTTTGCCACGGGGAACCCTGTAGTGACTGAAATTACGGGCTTTATAGAACACGTCGAACTTGCAGGGGATCACGAGAACAAGGCGGACCTGGTCCTCGTTTGTCCCGCGACGGCCAACACCATATCCAAAATTGCCTGCGGAATCGACGATACGCCAGTTACAACCGTCGTGACAACGGCGTTCGCCCACACGCCAATCGTGATAGCCCCCGCGATGCATTCAACGATGTACGATCACCCAATTGTGAGGGAGAACATCGAGAAGCTGGAGAAACTCGGTGTGGAATTTATCCAGCCCAGATTTGAGGAGGGCAAGGCAAAGGTAGCCTCGATTGAGGAGATAGTTTATCACGTTATAAGAAAGCTCTACAAAAAGGATCTCGCTGGAAAGCGCGTTCTAGTCACTGCGGGGGCAACGAGGGAGTACATAGATCCAATACGCTACATAACCAACGCGAGCAGCGGGAAGATGGGAGTCGCAATGGCCGAGGAAGCCGAACTTCGGGGAGCGGAGGTAACTCTAATCCGGACCAAGGGAAGTGTGCCGAGCCTCGTTGAGAACCAGATTGAGGTCAATACCGTTGAAGAGATGCTTGAGGCGATAGAAAGTGAGCTGAAGAGCAAAAAGTACGACGTGGTGGTTTTAGCCGCCGCGGTCAGCGACTTCCGTGTGAAGGAGAAATCCAGAGTGAAAATAAAGAGCGGGCAAACTCTAACACTTGAGCTCGAGCCGACCCCGAAGATAATCGACCGCGTGAAGGAGCTTCAACCGGATGTGTTCCTCGTTGGCTTTAAGGCCGAAACAGGACTGAACGAGGAGGAGCTCATAAACGCCGCTAGAAAGCAAATTGAGCGCGCTGGAAGCGATCTGGTTGTGGCAAACACCCTCAAGGCCTTCGGCAGTGATGAGAATGAGGTTCTGCTTGTCGGCAGGGATTTTACAAAAAAGCTTCCGAGGATGGACAAGAGGAAGCTCGCCGAGAGGTTGTGGGACGAGATAACATCTCTGGTCCTGTGA
- a CDS encoding DUF190 domain-containing protein: MVEVEHWNTLRLKIYIGENDRWDGKPLYKAIVERLREMGMAGATVYRGIYGFGKKSRVHSADVMRLSTDLPVIVEVVDRGYKIEEAICKIKPMITDGMITVEPVIVVWVGTSDEVKRFEEDAVREG; the protein is encoded by the coding sequence GTGGTTGAAGTCGAGCACTGGAACACCCTCCGCCTTAAGATCTACATCGGCGAGAACGACCGCTGGGATGGGAAGCCCCTCTACAAGGCGATAGTTGAGAGGCTCCGCGAGATGGGTATGGCTGGGGCAACCGTCTACCGCGGCATCTACGGCTTCGGAAAGAAGAGCCGCGTCCATTCTGCCGACGTCATGCGGCTCTCCACTGACCTGCCCGTTATTGTTGAGGTTGTTGACAGGGGATATAAAATAGAGGAGGCGATATGCAAAATAAAACCAATGATAACTGACGGCATGATAACCGTTGAGCCTGTCATCGTTGTGTGGGTGGGGACCTCCGATGAAGTAAAAAGGTTCGAAGAGGATGCTGTGAGGGAGGGCTGA
- the crcB gene encoding fluoride efflux transporter CrcB: MNGRIAMAVAFGGALGALARFYLSGILPVYRDLPVGTLLVNSIASLILGYLYGLLFWGFDVPSDWRAFFGTGFCGALSTFSTFSYETFSLLREREYLTATLNVLANVIITISLVFMGFMLARR, translated from the coding sequence ATGAACGGCAGGATCGCGATGGCAGTAGCTTTTGGTGGCGCACTGGGAGCATTGGCACGTTTTTACCTTTCGGGGATACTGCCGGTTTACAGAGATCTTCCCGTGGGAACTTTGCTCGTTAACAGCATAGCCAGTCTCATCCTCGGCTACCTCTACGGCCTCCTTTTCTGGGGCTTTGATGTTCCCTCGGACTGGAGGGCATTCTTCGGAACCGGCTTCTGCGGCGCTTTGAGTACGTTTTCAACGTTCTCCTATGAAACCTTCTCGCTCCTCCGCGAGAGGGAGTACCTGACCGCCACCCTCAACGTTTTAGCAAACGTTATAATCACAATATCTCTAGTGTTCATGGGCTTTATGCTGGCCCGGAGGTGA
- a CDS encoding DUF6062 family protein, translating to MDLIGVYLREAMDEGCPVCRILRSYEESQIDTILYEHVNDPEVRKKFHESFGLCTYHAWKTLKKAYSEPLLGPLGVAIIYEGVLSIYIAALEEKKPLDEGECFLCELIQRKERDTVEAFAERIEELLPDYENSNSILCKRHYEMLLREVSQRSPKTADRLREIQVEKLKELRRRINSFIDKFDYRAEGEHTREEVSSLPLTIEVLKGLEMGTTVGNHREKKRGLLHWK from the coding sequence ATGGACCTAATCGGCGTCTACCTCCGCGAGGCTATGGACGAGGGCTGCCCAGTATGCAGGATCCTCCGCTCCTACGAGGAGTCGCAGATAGACACCATCCTCTACGAGCACGTGAACGATCCGGAGGTTCGGAAAAAGTTCCATGAGAGCTTTGGACTCTGCACGTACCACGCCTGGAAGACGCTCAAAAAAGCATACTCGGAGCCTCTACTGGGCCCCCTTGGGGTGGCAATAATCTACGAGGGCGTCCTTTCCATTTACATCGCCGCACTGGAGGAGAAAAAACCTCTGGATGAGGGGGAGTGCTTCCTCTGTGAACTCATTCAACGAAAGGAAAGGGACACGGTAGAAGCGTTTGCAGAGAGAATTGAAGAACTGCTCCCAGATTACGAGAACTCAAACTCAATCCTCTGCAAGAGGCACTACGAGATGCTTCTCCGGGAGGTCAGCCAGAGGAGTCCCAAAACTGCGGACAGGCTCCGGGAAATCCAAGTAGAAAAGCTGAAAGAGCTTCGGAGACGGATAAACTCTTTCATAGACAAGTTTGACTACAGGGCTGAGGGGGAGCACACGAGAGAGGAGGTGTCTTCCCTCCCCCTGACAATAGAAGTCCTGAAAGGTCTTGAAATGGGAACAACCGTTGGGAATCACCGGGAAAAGAAGAGGGGGCTGTTGCATTGGAAGTAG
- a CDS encoding prenyltransferase/squalene oxidase repeat-containing protein encodes MGSKLGEFGRFVNIEKVLDYVEKRRHEDGGYCFVSVLNDTNVNDTYYAVKMYDLLGFEVPEKEQTIEFLEKAIQPQTAVVAIAMALEALAILGAGDVAREHVEIVYTKYNPLEDKFAVGLGGSEEFGTATPLEATYWVVKAFKAIGQPISDEERDKIRTFVMRFRMGSGFGVKQPTTTMTYQALYTLYSLGYRPPKSPHFRNCELCGDWGGFTEVPYSLPPYLEPTFYATRGLELQGEIPTCPRRHIWFIRQLQNSNGGFRRSLELGISNFQNTYRALAVVDSMMKHI; translated from the coding sequence ATGGGCTCGAAGCTTGGGGAATTCGGTCGCTTTGTGAACATAGAGAAGGTTCTAGATTACGTGGAGAAACGCCGCCACGAGGACGGTGGGTACTGCTTCGTCAGCGTTCTCAATGATACCAACGTCAACGACACATACTATGCCGTCAAGATGTACGACCTGCTAGGCTTTGAAGTACCCGAAAAGGAGCAGACGATAGAGTTCTTGGAAAAGGCAATTCAGCCGCAGACTGCCGTTGTTGCCATAGCGATGGCCCTTGAGGCCCTTGCGATACTGGGTGCAGGGGACGTTGCCAGAGAGCATGTGGAGATCGTCTACACAAAGTACAACCCCCTAGAAGACAAGTTCGCCGTCGGTCTCGGGGGGAGCGAGGAGTTCGGGACAGCAACACCGCTGGAGGCTACATACTGGGTCGTCAAGGCATTCAAGGCAATAGGACAGCCGATCAGCGATGAGGAGAGGGACAAAATAAGGACCTTCGTAATGCGCTTTAGGATGGGTAGCGGCTTTGGAGTAAAGCAACCAACGACCACGATGACCTACCAAGCCCTCTACACCCTCTACTCCCTCGGTTACCGGCCACCCAAGAGCCCCCATTTCAGAAATTGTGAGCTCTGCGGCGACTGGGGCGGCTTCACTGAGGTTCCCTACAGTCTTCCGCCATACCTTGAGCCGACGTTTTATGCCACTAGGGGGCTTGAGCTCCAGGGTGAAATCCCCACCTGTCCCCGGAGGCACATCTGGTTCATTCGCCAGCTCCAGAACTCCAACGGCGGCTTCAGGAGGAGCCTTGAGCTGGGCATATCAAATTTCCAGAACACGTACAGGGCGCTTGCAGTGGTTGATTCAATGATGAAGCACATCTGA